The following are encoded together in the Alphaproteobacteria bacterium genome:
- the paaF gene encoding phenylacetate--CoA ligase: protein MRNTPPSKNDLDPIEIASRDEIGALQLKRLKWTLGHAYRNVPHYKKAFDDAGIGPNDLKDLSDLARFPFTTKEALREAYPFGMFAVPREQVARIHASSGTTGKPTVVGYTAKDISTWADLIARSMRACGTRPGDIVHVAYGYGLFTGGLGAHYGAERLGCTVIPVSGGMTERQVQLIEDFKPTTIMVTPSYALALADEFDRQGLDARNSSLRIGIHGAEPWTNSMRQEIETRFDMDALDVYGLSEILGPGVACECLETKDGPTIWEDHFYPEIVDPSTGEPVPDGEIGELVFTTLTKEALPMIRYRTRDLTRLLPGTARSMRRFEKVTGRSDDMLIIRGVNLFPTQIEELILQDERLSPHYVLEVRRDGPLDSLKIIVEGRANASESAVAEASENLRHLVKNRIGVSAEVKMLPEGGVERSVGKAKRIIDLRPKT from the coding sequence ATGCGAAATACGCCCCCGAGCAAGAACGATCTGGACCCGATAGAAATCGCCAGCCGCGACGAGATCGGTGCGCTGCAACTCAAACGCCTGAAGTGGACGTTGGGCCATGCCTATCGCAATGTCCCCCACTACAAGAAGGCGTTCGACGATGCCGGAATAGGTCCGAACGACCTCAAGGATCTATCCGATCTGGCGCGGTTTCCATTCACCACCAAGGAGGCGCTCCGCGAGGCCTATCCGTTTGGTATGTTCGCCGTCCCACGCGAACAGGTCGCGCGGATTCACGCGTCGAGCGGAACAACCGGCAAGCCGACGGTCGTCGGTTACACGGCCAAGGATATCAGCACCTGGGCCGACCTGATTGCCCGCTCCATGCGGGCATGTGGCACTCGGCCGGGGGATATCGTCCATGTCGCCTACGGCTATGGCCTGTTCACCGGCGGTCTCGGCGCGCATTACGGGGCCGAGCGGCTCGGCTGTACCGTTATTCCGGTCTCGGGCGGCATGACGGAGCGGCAAGTGCAGTTGATCGAGGACTTCAAACCAACCACGATCATGGTAACGCCATCCTATGCTCTGGCACTAGCAGACGAGTTCGACCGCCAGGGCCTCGACGCGCGGAACTCGTCCCTTCGCATCGGCATACACGGCGCCGAGCCGTGGACTAATTCGATGCGCCAGGAAATCGAAACGCGCTTCGATATGGACGCACTCGATGTTTACGGTCTTTCGGAAATATTGGGTCCCGGTGTGGCGTGTGAGTGCCTCGAGACGAAAGACGGCCCGACAATCTGGGAGGACCACTTCTATCCGGAGATCGTCGACCCGAGCACCGGCGAACCGGTGCCGGACGGCGAAATCGGTGAATTGGTATTCACGACCTTGACCAAAGAAGCTCTACCGATGATCCGGTATCGGACGCGCGACCTCACCCGACTGCTCCCGGGCACGGCCCGGTCGATGCGCCGATTCGAGAAAGTGACCGGGCGATCGGATGACATGCTGATCATACGCGGCGTCAATCTGTTCCCAACACAGATCGAAGAACTGATCCTCCAGGATGAGCGCTTGTCGCCGCACTATGTATTGGAAGTGCGCCGCGATGGTCCGTTGGACAGCTTGAAGATTATCGTCGAGGGACGTGCGAACGCCTCCGAATCGGCGGTCGCTGAGGCGAGCGAAAACCTCCGTCACCTGGTGAAGAATCGCATCGGTGTCAGCGCCGAAGTCAAGATGCTGCCCGAAGGCGGTGTCGAGCGCTCCGTGGGCAAGGCCAAGCGGATTATCGACCTGCGCCCGAAGACCTAG
- the pcaF gene encoding 3-oxoadipyl-CoA thiolase has protein sequence MNEAFVCDAVRTPIGRYAGDLSSLRPDDLLAVAIKALMRDRGDLDWSCLDDAVMGCANQAGEDNRNVARMALLLAGLPEVVPGATVNRLCGSGMDACGIAARAIKSGEADLILAGGVESMSRAPFVMGKAENAFSRSAEIYDTTIGWRFVNELMKKEFGVDSMPETAENVAEEFQVSREDQDAFALRSQQRAGVAQSSGRLAKEIEPVTIPQRKGDPKIVAADEHPRPQTTLEDLARLPTPFRDGGSVTAGNASGINDGACAVLIASEEAVAAHGLTPRARIAGMATAGVAPRIMGIGPAPASAKLLDRLGLKIADIDVIELNEAFASQALAVLRQLGVPDDADHVNPNGGAIALGHPLGMSGARLVTTAAQELQETGGKYALATMCIGVGQGIAMILERV, from the coding sequence ATGAATGAAGCCTTCGTCTGCGACGCTGTCCGTACCCCCATCGGGCGTTATGCCGGCGATTTGTCATCGCTGCGTCCCGATGACCTGTTGGCGGTCGCTATCAAGGCACTGATGCGAGACCGCGGCGACCTCGACTGGTCGTGCCTCGACGACGCCGTCATGGGTTGCGCCAACCAGGCCGGCGAGGACAATCGGAATGTCGCGCGCATGGCCCTGCTCCTGGCGGGCTTGCCGGAAGTGGTCCCCGGCGCGACGGTCAATCGTCTCTGCGGTTCGGGCATGGATGCCTGCGGAATTGCCGCCCGCGCTATCAAATCCGGTGAGGCCGACCTGATCCTTGCCGGCGGCGTCGAAAGCATGTCGCGCGCGCCATTCGTAATGGGCAAAGCCGAAAACGCGTTTTCTCGCTCCGCTGAGATCTACGACACGACAATCGGATGGCGGTTCGTCAACGAATTGATGAAGAAGGAGTTCGGCGTCGATTCGATGCCCGAGACCGCCGAGAACGTCGCCGAGGAGTTCCAAGTCAGCCGAGAAGATCAGGACGCTTTCGCCCTGCGCAGCCAGCAACGCGCTGGGGTGGCCCAATCGAGCGGCCGTCTTGCCAAAGAAATCGAGCCGGTGACGATCCCTCAACGGAAGGGCGATCCGAAGATTGTGGCGGCGGACGAGCATCCGCGACCCCAGACGACGCTCGAAGACCTCGCCCGATTGCCGACACCGTTTCGCGACGGTGGCTCGGTGACCGCCGGCAACGCGTCGGGAATCAATGACGGCGCCTGCGCGGTCCTTATCGCGTCGGAAGAAGCGGTCGCGGCGCACGGCCTGACCCCTCGCGCCCGCATTGCCGGCATGGCCACGGCCGGTGTGGCGCCTCGCATCATGGGTATCGGGCCCGCCCCGGCGTCGGCGAAGTTGCTCGACCGCCTCGGCCTGAAGATCGCCGATATCGATGTCATCGAATTGAACGAGGCCTTCGCATCGCAGGCCCTCGCCGTCTTGCGGCAGCTGGGAGTTCCGGACGACGCCGATCACGTCAACCCAAACGGCGGCGCGATCGCCCTCGGCCATCCGCTCGGTATGAGCGGCGCGCGCCTGGTGACGACGGCGGCGCAGGAACTACAGGAAACCGGCGGCAAATATGCGCTCGCCACAATGTGCATCGGCGTCGGCCAGGGAATCGCCATGATACTAGAGCGGGTATGA
- the paaI gene encoding hydroxyphenylacetyl-CoA thioesterase PaaI, with protein MTTADVEHEVAQTVGAAMMVGDKAAAMLGIALEEVASGYARFRMTVRPDMVNSHDICHGRLIFTLADTAFAVACNSSNHVAVAQHCSITFLTPAKTGDILVAIAQQHNRRGRTGVTDTTVAREDGENIAVFRGNSVALKGEVVPDLTVKT; from the coding sequence ATGACGACGGCTGACGTGGAACACGAGGTGGCGCAGACGGTCGGCGCCGCGATGATGGTGGGCGACAAGGCGGCCGCGATGCTCGGCATAGCGCTCGAAGAGGTTGCATCGGGTTACGCGCGCTTTCGCATGACGGTTCGTCCTGATATGGTCAATTCGCACGACATCTGCCATGGCCGGCTCATATTTACGTTGGCCGATACGGCGTTTGCCGTCGCCTGCAACAGTTCGAATCATGTCGCCGTCGCGCAGCATTGTTCGATAACATTCCTGACACCGGCCAAGACCGGAGATATCCTGGTTGCGATTGCACAGCAACATAACCGGCGCGGCCGCACGGGGGTCACCGACACCACCGTTGCGCGCGAGGACGGGGAAAATATTGCGGTGTTTCGCGGCAACTCGGTGGCGTTGAAGGGAGAGGTCGTTCCAGACCTGACGGTGAAAACATGA
- a CDS encoding FAD-dependent oxidoreductase has translation MSQFEYPVYDAVIPEAAATGQTDDIQVVIVGAGPVGLTAALDLAAHDVPVVVLDDDNTVSTGSRAICWSKRTLEIFSRLDCAAPLMQKGVTWQRGRVFDRDEEIYSFDLLPEPDHQFPAFINLQQYYVEQELIEKALSSELIDLRWNNRVVDVRQSDDGVLLDVETPDGPYRAHARYVIAADGARSTVRKALGLDFVGRVFEDRFLIADVKMKAGFPTERWFWFRPPFHPGPSTLLHKQADNVWRIDFQLGPDVDAEAEAKPENVVPRLKAMLGDETEFDLEWVSVYRFQARRLDRFVHGDVMFIGDCAHQVSPFGARGGNSGIQDADNLVWKLALVLSGKAPANLLESFDDERVYAAIENLTITSSTTDFMSAKGEVQTAFRDAALTLAKDYPFAQRFVNAGRLSTPTVHARSPLNTADRDEFSENLCPGTACVDAPIAVGGAAGWLVDYLGGGFAGLYAPRSKSELEPAELEALNRLNRGDIPVRPLIVADCSVDAMTSISDTKGRVAERYDLRPGTFYLIRPDQYVAGRWRSLDEDTVFHALDKAVARVNDPERKNVD, from the coding sequence ATGTCGCAGTTCGAATATCCCGTCTACGACGCCGTCATCCCCGAGGCGGCCGCGACCGGACAAACCGACGATATCCAAGTCGTGATCGTAGGGGCCGGGCCGGTCGGATTGACGGCGGCGCTCGATCTGGCGGCCCATGACGTGCCGGTTGTCGTCCTCGACGACGACAACACGGTCAGCACCGGCAGCCGGGCGATCTGTTGGTCGAAACGGACCCTCGAAATTTTTTCCCGCCTCGACTGCGCGGCGCCACTGATGCAAAAGGGCGTCACCTGGCAGCGCGGCCGGGTCTTCGATCGCGACGAAGAGATCTACAGCTTCGACCTCTTGCCCGAGCCGGACCATCAGTTTCCGGCCTTCATCAATCTGCAGCAGTATTATGTAGAGCAGGAGTTGATCGAAAAGGCGCTTTCGAGCGAGCTCATCGATTTACGTTGGAACAACCGTGTCGTCGATGTCCGCCAATCGGATGACGGCGTCTTGCTTGATGTGGAAACGCCGGACGGCCCCTACCGGGCGCATGCGCGCTACGTCATCGCCGCCGACGGCGCCCGCAGTACGGTTCGCAAAGCCCTCGGGCTGGATTTCGTCGGTCGCGTGTTCGAGGACCGGTTTCTCATTGCCGACGTGAAAATGAAGGCCGGTTTTCCCACCGAGCGATGGTTTTGGTTCCGCCCACCGTTCCACCCCGGCCCGTCTACCCTTCTTCACAAGCAGGCGGATAACGTCTGGCGGATCGATTTTCAGCTTGGCCCCGACGTCGACGCGGAAGCCGAGGCGAAGCCGGAGAACGTCGTTCCGCGTCTCAAAGCGATGCTCGGCGACGAGACCGAATTCGATCTTGAATGGGTCAGCGTCTATCGCTTTCAGGCGCGGCGCCTCGACCGGTTCGTCCACGGCGATGTCATGTTCATCGGCGATTGCGCGCACCAAGTCTCCCCGTTCGGGGCGCGGGGCGGAAACAGTGGCATTCAGGACGCCGACAATCTGGTGTGGAAATTGGCACTCGTCCTTTCCGGAAAGGCCCCGGCCAATTTGCTCGAAAGCTTCGACGACGAGCGGGTCTATGCCGCCATCGAGAACCTGACGATTACGTCGAGCACGACCGATTTCATGTCGGCAAAGGGCGAAGTTCAGACCGCTTTCCGCGATGCCGCCCTGACCCTCGCCAAGGATTACCCGTTCGCCCAGCGCTTCGTAAATGCGGGCCGGCTTTCGACTCCCACGGTCCATGCGCGCTCGCCGCTCAACACCGCCGATCGCGATGAGTTTTCAGAAAACCTGTGCCCGGGCACGGCCTGCGTCGACGCGCCGATAGCGGTCGGCGGCGCCGCGGGTTGGTTGGTCGATTATCTCGGCGGCGGGTTCGCGGGCCTTTACGCCCCGCGCTCGAAGAGCGAATTGGAACCCGCGGAATTGGAAGCCCTGAACCGGCTCAACCGAGGGGATATCCCGGTCAGGCCCTTGATCGTCGCCGATTGCAGCGTCGATGCCATGACGTCGATATCGGATACCAAAGGCCGGGTCGCAGAGCGCTACGACCTGCGTCCGGGGAC